The Candidatus Margulisiibacteriota bacterium genome window below encodes:
- the rlmD gene encoding 23S rRNA (uracil(1939)-C(5))-methyltransferase RlmD, translated as MQYQLAMLIDTKNCSQEKGWMLENCPHHGVCGGCKLYNFSYTEQLKHKEEVVKNQLKKCATTILPVLPSPVQHRYRNKVEFTFFTTEQNKVGLGFHKKGCYDDLVDLENCLLTPASNIELIKTFRDWANRNRLTAYNKTLHTGLLRYLVVRDSFEQQKKLLILVTSGGNKQMFAELITLLKKNPVIGGFIWSDQPEDADAVLLRNWEILYGEPFLMDRIGHVRYKVPLNSFFQVNIQAAKILYDLILAKVQPDSTVLDLFCGAGTISAYLAGTARSVTGIEVVEEAIVSARENAKLNSLFNAEFITGRVREQLHRMEGKATFDAVILDPPRSGTDKKVMARIASLKPQDILYVACGFENLAYNLRSLLSEGYKINSVQPLDMFPQTPHVEVVVHVTKG; from the coding sequence ATACAATATCAACTGGCAATGTTGATAGATACAAAAAATTGCAGTCAGGAGAAGGGTTGGATGCTTGAAAATTGTCCTCACCACGGTGTGTGCGGAGGGTGTAAACTTTATAATTTTAGCTATACTGAACAGTTAAAGCATAAAGAAGAAGTAGTAAAAAACCAATTAAAAAAATGTGCAACTACAATTTTGCCTGTTCTCCCCTCGCCTGTCCAGCACCGGTATCGCAACAAAGTAGAATTTACTTTTTTTACAACCGAACAAAATAAAGTTGGTCTGGGCTTTCATAAAAAGGGCTGTTATGACGATCTGGTTGACCTGGAAAATTGTCTGCTTACCCCTGCTTCCAACATAGAATTGATAAAAACGTTCCGCGACTGGGCTAACCGCAACCGGTTAACAGCTTATAACAAAACCCTGCATACAGGACTACTGCGTTATCTGGTGGTGCGGGACTCCTTTGAACAGCAAAAAAAACTTCTTATTCTGGTCACCAGCGGCGGGAACAAGCAGATGTTTGCAGAACTAATAACTTTACTTAAAAAAAATCCGGTAATCGGAGGATTTATCTGGTCTGATCAACCGGAAGACGCGGACGCGGTGCTGCTTAGAAACTGGGAAATACTTTATGGTGAACCTTTTCTAATGGATCGGATAGGACATGTGCGCTACAAAGTCCCGCTTAATTCTTTTTTCCAGGTAAATATCCAGGCCGCGAAAATATTATATGATCTGATCCTGGCCAAGGTCCAGCCGGACTCAACTGTTCTGGACCTGTTTTGCGGAGCAGGAACCATCAGCGCTTATTTGGCCGGCACTGCCAGATCGGTGACAGGTATTGAGGTTGTGGAAGAAGCTATTGTCAGCGCACGCGAAAACGCGAAGTTAAACAGTTTGTTTAACGCTGAATTTATTACCGGAAGAGTACGCGAGCAGTTACACCGAATGGAGGGCAAAGCCACTTTTGACGCAGTCATACTGGACCCTCCGCGGTCGGGAACTGATAAAAAAGTTATGGCCCGCATTGCCAGCCTCAAACCTCAGGACATTCTCTATGTGGCCTGCGGTTTTGAAAACCTGGCCTACAACTTGAGGTCACTGCTCAGCGAAGGATACAAAATAAATTCGGTACAACCATTGGACATGTTTCCTCAAACACCGCACGTGGAAGTTGTAGTGCATGTAACTAAAGGTTAA
- the smpB gene encoding SsrA-binding protein SmpB, giving the protein MSIARNRKAFFNYEILEKFEAGIVLRGNEVKSIRNGKVNIAEGFITVKQGEAYIHNMTIQPYDKSSTFAAEATRERKLLLHKNEINRLFGKAKEKGLTVIPLNIYFKKNKVKMEIGLGKGKKLTDKRDSLKKKSINREIERELKSR; this is encoded by the coding sequence ATGTCCATTGCCCGTAACAGAAAGGCCTTCTTTAATTATGAAATACTCGAAAAATTTGAGGCCGGGATTGTTTTACGAGGCAATGAAGTAAAGTCCATACGCAATGGTAAAGTAAACATTGCCGAGGGTTTTATCACAGTCAAACAGGGCGAAGCCTATATTCACAATATGACCATACAACCCTATGATAAAAGCAGTACTTTTGCCGCAGAGGCCACACGAGAACGCAAACTGCTGCTGCACAAAAATGAGATAAATCGTCTGTTCGGCAAGGCCAAGGAAAAAGGCCTGACGGTGATACCGCTGAATATTTACTTTAAAAAAAATAAAGTCAAAATGGAAATCGGGCTGGGTAAAGGGAAAAAATTGACTGATAAACGTGATTCCCTGAAGAAAAAATCCATTAACCGCGAAATAGAAAGAGAACTTAAATCACGATAA